In Shouchella patagoniensis, the following are encoded in one genomic region:
- a CDS encoding M56 family metallopeptidase: protein MNIIQMSLDASTLLIGVMLIRLLFVNKLPKLTFLILWGIVALKLIIPYSLYSRLDFRPLLQNLLTNITTTEGSGNIQDAIQVSQTPNTLYNQFLLAIKSDFILSIWLIGVITVSLFFIVSYLRFYKEFQTAIPIINNSYLNEWLRDHKLMRHIQISVSDRITTPLTYKLFKPVIIFPKSTDWSDEKSIQFVLAHEYVHIKRMDVLWKGILTVILALHWFNPLVWVMYYLVNRDIELSCDEKVIRQFGDEAKSEYALSLINMAEKIKKVTPLCNNFSKDGVEERIVSIMKLKKTSILSIAFASTLVIGGLTVFASTGLASEENQAKANGSEEKNLSNEVLVNTSGEVVEISEQEGGIVISTETEKMQFNVDGKNLSNEPVLVSTSEGEIMASQNGESIIVEGEIMASQNGESIIVEDAETK from the coding sequence ATGAATATTATACAAATGAGTTTAGACGCTTCTACCCTACTTATTGGTGTAATGTTAATTAGGTTGTTATTTGTCAATAAACTACCAAAGCTAACATTCTTAATTCTTTGGGGAATAGTTGCATTAAAACTTATTATTCCCTATTCTCTTTATTCAAGACTTGATTTTCGACCGCTGCTGCAAAACTTATTAACTAATATCACTACTACAGAAGGTTCAGGAAATATACAAGATGCCATTCAGGTTTCACAAACGCCAAACACCTTATATAATCAGTTTTTACTTGCTATAAAGAGCGACTTCATTTTATCAATATGGTTAATTGGCGTAATCACGGTCTCGCTATTCTTTATCGTATCTTATTTAAGATTTTATAAAGAATTTCAAACAGCCATCCCGATCATAAATAACTCTTATCTCAATGAATGGCTGCGAGATCATAAGTTAATGAGACATATTCAAATCTCTGTCTCAGATAGAATTACAACGCCTTTAACATATAAACTTTTTAAACCGGTGATTATCTTTCCTAAATCAACAGACTGGAGCGATGAGAAAAGCATTCAATTTGTTCTGGCCCATGAATACGTTCACATCAAGCGAATGGATGTGCTATGGAAAGGAATACTAACAGTTATTTTGGCTTTGCACTGGTTTAACCCGCTTGTTTGGGTGATGTATTATCTCGTAAATAGAGATATCGAATTGTCATGTGACGAAAAAGTAATTCGACAATTTGGAGATGAAGCAAAATCAGAATATGCTTTATCTCTTATAAATATGGCTGAAAAAATAAAAAAAGTGACCCCTCTTTGCAATAATTTTAGTAAAGACGGAGTTGAAGAAAGGATTGTATCTATAATGAAATTAAAGAAAACATCGATTTTGAGCATAGCATTTGCAAGTACATTAGTAATTGGAGGCTTAACTGTTTTTGCGTCAACTGGACTAGCTTCAGAAGAAAACCAAGCTAAAGCTAACGGTTCGGAAGAAAAAAACCTTTCAAATGAAGTTTTAGTAAATACAAGTGGAGAGGTTGTTGAAATCTCAGAACAGGAAGGGGGCATTGTAATCTCAACTGAAACAGAGAAAATGCAATTTAATGTGGATGGAAAAAACCTTTCAAATGAACCTGTTTTAGTAAGTACAAGTGAAGGGGAAATTATGGCCTCACAAAATGGAGAGAGTATAATAGTTGAAGGGGAAATTATGGCCTCACAAAATGGAGAGAGTATAATAGTTGAAGATGCAGAAACTAAATAG
- the glmS gene encoding glutamine--fructose-6-phosphate transaminase (isomerizing) produces the protein MCGIVGYIGNEDAKEILLNGLEKLEYRGYDSAGIAVRTEDGMHVFKEKGRIATLRDAVDMSVETTVGIGHTRWATHGVPSQTNAHPHQSTTKRFTLVHNGVIENYQQIKSEYLDDVQLQSDTDTEVIVQFIEQLSREGLTTEAAVSKALSLMKGSYAIALLDKEDPETIFVGKNKSPLLIGVGEGVNVIASDAMAMLNVTDQFVEIMDEELVLVKRDGIAIKTLSGDVQDRKPYTAELDASDIEKGTYDHFMLKEVDEQPIVIRNIIQKYQHEDGSTRLDADIRAAMQETDRIYIIAAGTSYHAGLVGKQLIEGIAKKPTEVHIASEFLYNMPLLSEKPLFVFISQSGETADSRGVLVDVKKQGHRTLTITNVPGSTLSREADFTLHTFAGPEIAVASTKAYTAQMAVLTLLAVDTAYAAGKELDFDPLQELAIAANAMEALCNQKEEFEKIARDYLSVTRNAFFIGRSADYFVAMEGALKLKEISYIQAEGFAGGELKHGTIALIEDGTPVIALATQEHVNLSIRGNVQEVASRGAATVIISMEGLNQEGDTVVLPRVHEVLAPLVSVIPTQLIAYYAALHRGCDVDKPRNLAKSVTVE, from the coding sequence ATGTGTGGAATTGTAGGTTACATCGGAAACGAGGACGCAAAGGAAATCTTGTTGAACGGATTGGAGAAGTTAGAATACCGTGGCTACGACTCTGCCGGTATTGCAGTTCGTACAGAAGACGGCATGCATGTGTTTAAAGAAAAAGGGCGTATTGCAACTTTACGTGACGCTGTTGATATGAGTGTGGAAACAACGGTTGGAATTGGTCATACTCGCTGGGCAACACATGGTGTACCAAGTCAAACAAATGCACACCCACATCAAAGCACAACAAAGCGTTTTACTTTAGTACACAATGGCGTGATCGAAAACTATCAACAGATTAAAAGTGAGTACCTCGATGATGTACAACTGCAAAGTGACACGGATACGGAAGTGATTGTTCAGTTCATAGAACAATTATCACGGGAAGGCTTAACGACAGAAGCAGCAGTAAGCAAAGCGCTCTCACTTATGAAGGGTTCTTATGCGATTGCTCTTCTTGATAAAGAAGACCCGGAAACGATTTTTGTCGGAAAAAATAAAAGTCCTCTATTAATTGGTGTTGGTGAAGGCGTGAATGTCATTGCTTCTGATGCGATGGCGATGTTAAATGTAACCGATCAATTTGTTGAAATTATGGATGAGGAACTTGTTTTGGTGAAGCGTGATGGAATTGCGATTAAAACCCTTTCTGGAGACGTTCAAGATCGTAAACCATACACAGCAGAGCTAGATGCAAGCGATATTGAAAAAGGCACGTATGACCATTTCATGTTAAAAGAAGTGGATGAGCAACCGATCGTTATTCGGAACATCATTCAGAAGTACCAACATGAAGATGGAAGCACGCGTCTAGATGCAGATATTCGTGCGGCGATGCAAGAAACCGATCGCATTTATATTATTGCTGCAGGAACAAGTTACCACGCTGGTCTTGTAGGGAAACAATTGATTGAAGGCATTGCGAAAAAACCAACTGAGGTGCATATTGCAAGTGAATTCTTGTACAATATGCCGCTTTTATCCGAAAAACCACTCTTTGTGTTTATCTCCCAAAGTGGAGAAACAGCAGATTCCCGTGGTGTACTTGTTGACGTGAAGAAACAAGGCCATCGGACACTGACGATTACCAATGTACCTGGTTCAACCCTTTCGCGGGAAGCGGATTTCACGCTGCACACTTTTGCAGGACCAGAGATTGCTGTTGCTTCCACAAAAGCATATACAGCACAAATGGCTGTTCTGACACTGCTTGCGGTAGATACTGCTTATGCTGCAGGGAAAGAATTGGATTTTGATCCACTTCAAGAATTAGCTATTGCTGCAAATGCGATGGAAGCGCTATGTAATCAGAAAGAAGAATTTGAGAAAATTGCACGTGACTACTTGTCTGTAACGCGCAATGCTTTCTTTATTGGTCGTTCCGCTGACTACTTTGTTGCAATGGAAGGTGCTTTGAAGCTTAAGGAAATCTCGTATATCCAAGCTGAAGGATTTGCGGGTGGCGAGCTTAAGCACGGTACAATCGCTTTAATTGAAGATGGTACTCCGGTTATTGCTCTTGCAACACAAGAGCATGTCAACTTGAGCATTCGTGGAAACGTCCAAGAAGTGGCGAGCCGTGGAGCAGCAACGGTTATTATCTCTATGGAAGGCCTTAACCAAGAGGGGGACACAGTTGTCCTGCCACGCGTCCATGAAGTATTGGCGCCGCTTGTATCGGTTATTCCAACTCAGCTTATTGCTTACTATGCAGCGCTGCACAGAGGCTGTGACGTTGATAAGCCACGTAACTTGGCGAAGAGTGTGACAGTAGAGTAA
- a CDS encoding RNHCP domain-containing protein, whose product MDNILGGRSMGRKSENSGFSCINCNESVLPLTNGSHRNHCPFCLYSKHVDEMPGDRSSKCLGLMKPIDLIYHTKKGYRLLHQCLSCYNIQRNRIARDTLQEDDINRISMITQTQNSHCSN is encoded by the coding sequence ATGGATAACATTCTAGGAGGACGATCCATGGGTCGAAAAAGCGAAAATTCAGGATTTAGTTGTATCAACTGTAATGAGAGTGTACTACCTTTAACCAATGGCAGCCATCGCAACCACTGTCCGTTTTGTCTCTATTCCAAACATGTTGATGAGATGCCAGGTGACAGGTCTAGTAAATGCTTAGGATTAATGAAACCTATAGACCTCATTTACCACACAAAAAAAGGCTACCGACTTCTACACCAATGCTTGTCATGTTATAACATACAGCGTAATCGTATTGCTAGAGATACCTTGCAAGAAGACGATATCAATAGGATAAGTATGATTACACAAACACAAAATAGTCACTGCTCTAATTAG
- the wrbA gene encoding NAD(P)H:quinone oxidoreductase has translation MSNVKVAVIYYSSTGTNYQLAQWAEAAAKETGAEVKVLKFPELAPDAAIDSNPAWRAHVEVTKDLPEVTPADMEWADAFIFSVPSRFGNVPGQTKQFFDTLGGLWAGGKLANKVVSAMSSAANAHGGQEATILSLYTSMYHWGAIVAAPGYTDPVTFASGGNPYGTSVTLDQEGNMQEDVEEAVKHQAKRTATVAGWVKAGQ, from the coding sequence ATGAGCAACGTAAAAGTAGCGGTTATTTACTATAGTTCGACAGGAACGAACTACCAATTAGCACAATGGGCAGAAGCTGCAGCAAAAGAAACAGGTGCAGAAGTTAAAGTATTAAAATTCCCAGAGCTTGCACCTGATGCTGCCATTGATTCAAATCCTGCGTGGCGAGCTCATGTAGAAGTTACAAAAGACTTGCCTGAAGTCACTCCAGCGGACATGGAGTGGGCTGATGCATTTATTTTCAGTGTTCCTTCTCGCTTCGGTAACGTCCCTGGGCAAACAAAACAATTCTTTGATACACTTGGCGGATTATGGGCAGGTGGAAAGCTTGCTAATAAAGTAGTAAGTGCGATGTCTTCAGCTGCAAATGCACATGGCGGACAAGAAGCAACGATTCTGTCTCTTTACACATCTATGTACCATTGGGGAGCAATCGTGGCTGCACCTGGGTACACTGATCCAGTTACATTCGCATCAGGTGGTAACCCATACGGAACAAGTGTTACTCTTGATCAAGAAGGCAATATGCAAGAAGACGTGGAAGAAGCAGTTAAACATCAAGCTAAACGCACAGCAACAGTTGCTGGGTGGGTAAAAGCTGGTCAATAA
- a CDS encoding BlaI/MecI/CopY family transcriptional regulator, whose protein sequence is MEIKLFDSELQVMDILWEEGDLTAKQISQKLNVKIGWNKNTTYTVIKKCIKKGVIERIEPNFICHPIITKEQIQEQETTELIDKMFNGSTSLLFAALLDQKNLSSSDISKLKQIVKDLE, encoded by the coding sequence ATGGAAATAAAATTATTTGATTCAGAATTGCAGGTTATGGATATTTTATGGGAAGAAGGTGATTTGACAGCCAAACAGATTTCACAAAAATTAAATGTAAAAATCGGCTGGAATAAAAATACTACTTATACAGTGATAAAGAAATGCATCAAAAAAGGTGTAATTGAAAGGATTGAACCGAACTTTATTTGTCATCCTATCATCACGAAAGAACAAATCCAAGAACAAGAAACAACAGAATTGATTGACAAAATGTTTAATGGTTCAACATCTTTATTATTTGCAGCTTTATTAGATCAAAAAAACTTATCATCTAGTGATATTAGTAAATTAAAACAAATTGTTAAAGATCTTGAATAA
- the glmM gene encoding phosphoglucosamine mutase — protein MGKYFGTDGVRGVANTELTPELAFKLGRAGGYVLTKEVEQPKVLIGRDTRISGEMLEAALTAGLISIGVEVMRIGVISTPGVAFLTKQLSATAGIMISASHNPVEDNGIKFFGSDGFKLLDSQEEEIEALIEGEDTMPRPTGGELGQLNDYYEGAQKYMQFLKQTVSGDFDGVHVAIDCANGAASTLATHVLADLEADISSMGSSPNGVNINDCCGSTHPEELAKLVVEKQANIGLAFDGDADRLIAVDENGSIVDGDKIMFIVASYLKQQGRLNNNTVVSTVMSNLGFYKALDAKQIQTKQTAVGDRYVMEEMRKGNYNLGGEQSGHIIFLDHNTTGDGLLSGVQLVNIMKQTGKKLSELAGEMESFPQCLVNVRVTDRDAVKENDQVKEAIAQVEEEMNGDGRVLVRPSGTEPLVRVMVEAKTDELCETYVNQIVEVVKEQLGA, from the coding sequence ATGGGTAAATATTTTGGAACAGATGGAGTGAGGGGTGTAGCGAATACGGAACTCACACCCGAGCTTGCATTTAAGTTGGGGCGTGCAGGTGGCTACGTGCTGACAAAGGAAGTGGAACAACCAAAGGTATTGATTGGACGGGATACACGTATTTCTGGAGAAATGCTTGAAGCGGCTTTAACTGCAGGTCTCATTTCAATTGGGGTTGAAGTGATGCGTATCGGTGTGATCTCGACACCTGGGGTTGCTTTTTTAACGAAACAGCTAAGTGCTACAGCAGGAATTATGATTTCTGCGTCACATAATCCAGTCGAAGACAATGGAATTAAGTTCTTTGGTTCTGATGGCTTTAAGTTGCTTGATTCTCAGGAAGAAGAGATCGAAGCCCTAATCGAAGGAGAAGACACGATGCCACGTCCAACTGGCGGAGAGCTTGGACAGCTAAATGATTACTATGAAGGTGCTCAAAAGTACATGCAATTCCTCAAGCAAACTGTCAGTGGTGACTTTGATGGGGTTCATGTGGCAATTGATTGTGCGAACGGGGCAGCTTCTACTCTTGCGACACATGTACTCGCTGACCTTGAAGCGGACATTTCTTCAATGGGTTCTTCTCCGAACGGAGTGAATATCAATGATTGCTGCGGATCCACTCACCCAGAGGAATTAGCGAAGTTAGTTGTTGAGAAGCAAGCGAATATTGGTTTAGCATTTGATGGTGATGCCGATCGTCTAATTGCGGTAGATGAAAATGGTTCAATTGTTGATGGGGATAAGATCATGTTTATCGTTGCTTCGTATTTAAAACAACAAGGACGTCTTAATAACAATACTGTTGTTTCGACAGTGATGAGTAATCTTGGTTTTTACAAAGCGCTGGATGCAAAACAAATTCAGACAAAGCAGACCGCGGTAGGCGACCGCTATGTTATGGAAGAAATGCGTAAAGGAAACTATAATTTAGGCGGTGAACAGTCCGGCCATATTATTTTTCTTGATCATAATACAACTGGAGATGGCTTGTTATCTGGTGTACAACTTGTAAATATTATGAAGCAAACAGGAAAAAAACTATCGGAGCTTGCAGGAGAGATGGAAAGCTTCCCGCAATGTCTTGTTAATGTACGTGTGACGGATCGTGATGCAGTGAAAGAAAATGATCAAGTGAAAGAAGCAATTGCTCAAGTGGAAGAGGAAATGAATGGAGACGGACGCGTCCTTGTCCGTCCTTCTGGTACGGAGCCGCTCGTCCGCGTTATGGTTGAAGCGAAAACAGATGAATTGTGTGAAACGTATGTGAATCAGATTGTAGAAGTGGTTAAAGAACAGCTAGGTGCTTAA